The Pseudoalteromonas tunicata genome segment AACAAACAAGCGGTCTAATTTACCTTCATTGAATGCATCAAGCATTACTCTTACCGGACCAATTACATCCGATACAGAAGGTACATCACCTAAACTTGAAGTTTGTGCTAATACTTTTCCACCAAAACGCTTAAAAAAGTTTGCAGCTTTACTACCTATAACGGCGAAATCTGCATCTACACCTTTTTCTTTCCACGCTTTAATTTCAAGTGCAACTTTTTTGAACTCATTAGTGTTCAAGCCGCCACACAGACCACGGTCAGTAGAGATGACGATATAACCGACACGTTTTACCTCGCGCTCTTCCAAATATGGATGGCGATATTCAAGGTTACCATGTGCGATATGACCGATCACTTTGCGTATATTGTCAGCGTATGGACGGCTTGAAGCCACACGGTCTTGTGCTTTCTTCATTTTAGAAGCAGCAACCATTTCCATTGCACTGGTGATCTTTTGAGTATTTTTAATACTCCCGATCTTGCTTTTTATCTCTTTTCCGCTGGCCATGACCTAATCTCCGAATCAATCTAGGTGACCGAAGTCACCTAATTAATAACTTACCAAGTTTGCGTTGCTTTAAACTTCTCTAGAAGTTCTTTAAGCTGCGCTTCGATCTCGGCGTTGTAGTTACCAGTTTCGTTGATTAGAGCCATTAGCTCTGCGTATGTGCTGTTAGCAAAAGAAAGCATTGAAGCTTCGAAGTCGATTACTTTACTAACTTCGATATCTTTTAAATAGCCTTTTTCAGCAGCAAATAAAGACAGAGACATTTCAGCAACAGACATTGGTGCGTATTGTTTCTGTTTCATTAACTCCATTACGCGCTCACCGTGCTCTAACTGTGCACGAGTTGCGTCATCTAAATCAGAAGCGAACTGAGAGAACGCTGCTAATTCACGATATTGAGCTAATGCTAGACGGATACCACCACCTAGTTTCTTAACGATTTTTGTTTGCGCTGCACCACCAACACGCGATACCGAGATACCAGCATTTACAGCTGGACGGATACCTGAGTTGAATAAGTCAGTTTCTAAGAAGATCTGACCATCAGTGATAGAGATAACGTTTGTTGGTACGAACGCAGAAACGTCGCCACCTTGAGTTTCAATGATTGGCAATGCAGTCAATGAACCTGTTTTACCTTTCACAGCACCGTTAGTGTACTTTTCAACGTAATCAGCGTTTACACGTGATGCACGCTCAAGTAGACGTGAGTGAAGATAGAAAACGTCACCAGGGTAAGCTTCACGACCTGGTGGACGTTTTAATAGTAATGAGATTTGACGGTAAGCAACTGCTTGCTTAGATAAATCATCATATACGATTAAGGCATCTTCACCGCGGTCACGGAAATATTCACCCATAGTACAACCAGCAAAAGGAGCTAGGAACTGAAGTGCTGCTGACTCAGAAGCAGATGCCACTACAACGATAGTGTTTGCTAATGCGCCATGCTCTTCAAGTTTACGTACTACGTTTGCAATTGTTGATGCTTTTTGACCAACCGCAACGTACACACATTTAACGCCTGTACCTTTTTGGTTGATGATTGCATCGATTGCTAATGCTGTTTTACCAGTTTGACGGTCACCGATTACTAATTCACGTTGACCACGACCTACCGGAATCATCGCATCAATAGATTTATAACCAGTTTGCACTGGCTCATCTACAGATTGACGCTCGATTACGCCTGGAGCGATTTTTTCTACTGGTTCAAAACCGTCGTTATCTAAAGCGCCTTTACCATCGATCGGTGCACCTAGTGTGTTAACAACACGACCTAGTAAACCACGACCAACTGGCACTTCTAAAATACGACCTGTTGATAATACTTTTTGGCCTTCAGTTAGATCCGCATATGGACCCATAACTACCGCACCTACAGAGTCGCGCTCAAGGTTTAATGCGATAGCGAAACGGTTGCCTGGAAGCTCAATCATCTCACCTTGCATACAGTCAGCTAGACCGTGAATGCGGATGATACCATCAGTAACAGATACGATTGTACCTTCGTTACGCGCTTCACTTACAACTTCGAACTGCTCAATACGTTTTTTGATCAGATCAGAAATTTCAGTGGAATTAAGTTGCATGCTCTTTCTTCCCAATTACGATTGAAGTGTTACGGCTAAGCGGTTTAATTTACCGCGAATAGAGCCATCAATTACAGTGTCGCCCGCCTTAATGATAAGACCGCCAACAACTGCAGCGTCTACACTACAATTCAGCTTAACTTTGCGTGCGAAACGTTTTTCTAGTGCCGCGACCAATGATTCTTGCTGACTAGCAGCAAGCTCTGTTGCAGAAACCACAGTTACGTCGATTTCTTTGTCATAATCTGCCTTAAATTCAGCAAATAATTCAGCAACAGCTGGTAGGGCGACTAAACGTTTGTTCTCAGCCATTACCTTAACAAGGTTTTGACCATATTCGTTGAGTTGCTCAGCACAAACTTGAATAATTAATTCAGCTTGTTTTTCAGCAGCAGTGTTACTTGTTAACACTTGAGCGATATATTCATTTTTTGCGACTTCGCCGGCAAAAAATAACATCTCGTTCCACTGTGCGATAACACCTTTATCAACGGCAAATTCAAAAGCCGCTTTAGCGTATGGGCGAGCGATAGTAGTCAATTCAGACATGCTCAGACCCTCCTAATTACAGCTCAGTAACAAGTTTTTCAACGATGTCACTGTGAGCGGCTTCATTAATTTCGCGCTCAAGAATTCTCTCTGCGCCTAAAATAGCCAGTGCAGAAACTTGCTTACGCAATTCTTCTTTTGCACGGTTACGTTCAGCTTCTACTTCAGAGCGACCTTGAGCAATGATGTTTTCACGCTCTTCGTGACCACGAGTAGTCTCTTCGTCAACGATTTGCGTGGCACGCTTTTTAGCTTGTTCTATGATATCAGCAGCTTGTGCTTTTGCTTCTTTAAGCTGTTCTGTTGCTTTATGACGAGCAAGTTCCAGATCTTTTTCAGCTTTATCAGAAGCGGCCAAGCCATCTTCAATTTTTTTCTGACGAGCTTCAATCGCGCCGTTTAATGGTGGCCATACATATTTCATGCAGAACCAAACAAAAACGATAAATGCGATTAACTCACCGAGTAGAGTAAGATTTAAACTCACAACCACTCCTCCTTACAAGTCAATTATTATTCGCGTATAACGTGTTTTTTCGATATTAAAGTGCGAACAACATGTATAGACCGATACCAACACCGATCATAGCGATCGCATCGATAAGACCAGCTACGATGAACATTTTAACTTGTAGTTGTGGTGCTAATTCAGGTTGACGTGCAGCAGACTCAAGGAATTTACCACCTAAGTTACCAAAACCGATAGCAGTACCTAAAGCACCAAAACCGATTAGTAACGCTACAGCGATATATTTAAGACCTAGTACGATTTCCATTGTTTTCTCCGATTAATTTTCAAAGTTTAAAGTTTAAGTAAAAAAAATCTTTTTTTGTGCAAGCATCTGATCTGATTAATGATCAGTTGACGCCATGCTCAGGTACACAATTGTCAGCATCATAAAAATAAATGCTTGCAATACGATTACGAGAATATGGAATACAGCCCATACGAAGTGCAGAGGTAATTGGAATAAACCAATTGCTGCAATCAGGATGAAGATCAATTCACCTGCGTATAAGTTACCAAATAAACGTAGTGCCAATGAAATTGGCTTAGCAAATAAAGTTACTAGTTCAAGTACTAAATTCACTGGGATAAAGAAGGCTTGAATCACAGGATTCTTTACGTTAAATGGTTGTAAAGTAAGTTCTTTAACAAAACCCATTACACCTTTAACACGAATCGAATAGAAAATGATAAGTGCAAATACGCCTAAACCCATCGCTAACGTTAAGTTAAGATCAGTTGTTGGTACCACTTTCATATATGTGTGTGATTGACCGCTTGAAATCACTTCCCATGACTCACCACTCACTAGCGCAGCTAACGTAGGTAAGAAATCAACAGGAATTAAATCCATTAAGTTCATCAAGAATACCCAGACAAAAATTGTCAGAGCAAGAGGGGCAATTAGTCGACTTTTACCATGAAAAGTATCTTTCACGTTTTGATCAACGAATTCAACGACCATCTCGATAAAGCATTGCATTTTACCAGGAACACCAAGCGTTGCTTTATTGGCAGCGCGCTTGAAAATCCATAGAAAAATTAATCCTAAACCGATAGACCATGCTAGGGTATCGACATTAAGTACCATAAACAAATTGTTAGGGTCGTCTGTTAGACGCACCTGACCATTTGTAAGATGGTGCTTGATGTAACCCGTTAGAGTTAGCTCTTCACCTGCAGCCATGTTATATCCCAAAAGTTAATGATTAAAAAAAACTGGCGCGAACAATCCAGCGAACATCACCAATACAAAACTACTAAAAAACGGTAAAAACATTACCGGATAAAGTTTAAATATCAGTGCAAACAACAAGATTGTTAGCAAAAATTTTAATCCATTGCCGCGTTTAAACGAGGCAAACACTTGTTTTGCTTTACTTGCGCCCACAAATCTAAAAGCATAAGCAGCAAAAACAAAATTAGGAAGTACAGATACTAAGCCACCTGCAAAAGCAGATAAGCCAGCATTGACTCCCCAACCAACAAAAACAAACACTGCACATACAACAGCAATAACACTCTGGAGGGCGATTAGTTTAAATGCAGCCAAACGAAAATGATTAGCTAAACGGTTTTGCACTTATTCAACCCTTTTCGTATGACAATTAATCATCAGAGTATAAAAAAACTCGCAAAATTATACCGATTTCTAGCGTTATTGCAACTTGGCTGACACATAATTGCAGTAAATAAAAATAACTTAAACAGCCGTTAAAGCCTGATATTTATTCATTTATCAGTTCAGAATTTATTCGTTCAATAATGCCATCAAGTTCTTCAAGACTGGTATAACTGATAACCAATTTCCCTTTGCCTTTTTTGTTGTAGCTAATCGCAACATGTGCCCCTAAATTATCCGATAATTGACGCTCTAATTGTTCAACATCAGGATCTTTAGCAACTTCAAGTTTAGCTGGTAGGGGTTCAAGAGTCTGTTTTACAAGCTTTTCAGTTTCACGAACTGTGAGTGCTTTTGCAACCACATGACGTGCTGTTTCTGATTGAAGTTCAGCTTCTAGCGCAAGTAAACAGCGGGCATGGCCCATTTCGATATCACCATATTCAAGCAGCTTTTTAACATCTTCATTTAAATTATTTAAACGAAGTAAGTTAGTGACTGTGGTACGTGATTTTCCAACTGCATCAGCAACTTGTTGATGTGTTAGTTCAAACTCGGTCAGCAATCGCTCAAGCGCAACCGCTTCTTCCATTGCATTGAGATCTTCACGTTGGATATTCTCAATTAAGGCAATCGCAACAGCCGCTTCATCTGGTACATTTTTGATTAAACAAGGTACAACATCAAGTTGCGCTATCTGTGCAGCGCGCCAGCGTCTTTCACCGGCAATGATTTCATATTTATTTTCACTAATCGTACGAACCACGATTGGTTGAATAATGCCTTGAGCACGAATAGAAGCTGCAAGTTCTTCAAGCGCTTCTTCTGACATATCTCTGCGAGGTTGGTACTTACCAGATTGCAAAAACTCGATAGGAAGCTTTTGTAGCTCACTAGGTGTTTGTAATTGTGCTTCAGGTGAATCTGGAGTAACTGACGAATCATGATCCACAGCAGTGGCTGAAGGGGGCTTTGATGACATCAATAAAGCATCTAGACCTCTTCCTAGTCCACGTTTTTTTGCTGACATAGTAACCCTTATTTTTAAATATTATGCGACTGCAGAGTTGATTTTCTCTTTACGACGTAACATTTCACCT includes the following:
- the atpF gene encoding F0F1 ATP synthase subunit B, translated to MSLNLTLLGELIAFIVFVWFCMKYVWPPLNGAIEARQKKIEDGLAASDKAEKDLELARHKATEQLKEAKAQAADIIEQAKKRATQIVDEETTRGHEERENIIAQGRSEVEAERNRAKEELRKQVSALAILGAERILEREINEAAHSDIVEKLVTEL
- a CDS encoding ParB/RepB/Spo0J family partition protein, translating into MSAKKRGLGRGLDALLMSSKPPSATAVDHDSSVTPDSPEAQLQTPSELQKLPIEFLQSGKYQPRRDMSEEALEELAASIRAQGIIQPIVVRTISENKYEIIAGERRWRAAQIAQLDVVPCLIKNVPDEAAVAIALIENIQREDLNAMEEAVALERLLTEFELTHQQVADAVGKSRTTVTNLLRLNNLNEDVKKLLEYGDIEMGHARCLLALEAELQSETARHVVAKALTVRETEKLVKQTLEPLPAKLEVAKDPDVEQLERQLSDNLGAHVAISYNKKGKGKLVISYTSLEELDGIIERINSELINE
- a CDS encoding ATP synthase subunit I, with product MQNRLANHFRLAAFKLIALQSVIAVVCAVFVFVGWGVNAGLSAFAGGLVSVLPNFVFAAYAFRFVGASKAKQVFASFKRGNGLKFLLTILLFALIFKLYPVMFLPFFSSFVLVMFAGLFAPVFFNH
- the atpH gene encoding F0F1 ATP synthase subunit delta, which gives rise to MSELTTIARPYAKAAFEFAVDKGVIAQWNEMLFFAGEVAKNEYIAQVLTSNTAAEKQAELIIQVCAEQLNEYGQNLVKVMAENKRLVALPAVAELFAEFKADYDKEIDVTVVSATELAASQQESLVAALEKRFARKVKLNCSVDAAVVGGLIIKAGDTVIDGSIRGKLNRLAVTLQS
- the atpE gene encoding F0F1 ATP synthase subunit C; the protein is MEIVLGLKYIAVALLIGFGALGTAIGFGNLGGKFLESAARQPELAPQLQVKMFIVAGLIDAIAMIGVGIGLYMLFAL
- the atpB gene encoding F0F1 ATP synthase subunit A produces the protein MAAGEELTLTGYIKHHLTNGQVRLTDDPNNLFMVLNVDTLAWSIGLGLIFLWIFKRAANKATLGVPGKMQCFIEMVVEFVDQNVKDTFHGKSRLIAPLALTIFVWVFLMNLMDLIPVDFLPTLAALVSGESWEVISSGQSHTYMKVVPTTDLNLTLAMGLGVFALIIFYSIRVKGVMGFVKELTLQPFNVKNPVIQAFFIPVNLVLELVTLFAKPISLALRLFGNLYAGELIFILIAAIGLFQLPLHFVWAVFHILVIVLQAFIFMMLTIVYLSMASTDH
- the atpA gene encoding F0F1 ATP synthase subunit alpha → MQLNSTEISDLIKKRIEQFEVVSEARNEGTIVSVTDGIIRIHGLADCMQGEMIELPGNRFAIALNLERDSVGAVVMGPYADLTEGQKVLSTGRILEVPVGRGLLGRVVNTLGAPIDGKGALDNDGFEPVEKIAPGVIERQSVDEPVQTGYKSIDAMIPVGRGQRELVIGDRQTGKTALAIDAIINQKGTGVKCVYVAVGQKASTIANVVRKLEEHGALANTIVVVASASESAALQFLAPFAGCTMGEYFRDRGEDALIVYDDLSKQAVAYRQISLLLKRPPGREAYPGDVFYLHSRLLERASRVNADYVEKYTNGAVKGKTGSLTALPIIETQGGDVSAFVPTNVISITDGQIFLETDLFNSGIRPAVNAGISVSRVGGAAQTKIVKKLGGGIRLALAQYRELAAFSQFASDLDDATRAQLEHGERVMELMKQKQYAPMSVAEMSLSLFAAEKGYLKDIEVSKVIDFEASMLSFANSTYAELMALINETGNYNAEIEAQLKELLEKFKATQTW
- the atpG gene encoding F0F1 ATP synthase subunit gamma, with the protein product MASGKEIKSKIGSIKNTQKITSAMEMVAASKMKKAQDRVASSRPYADNIRKVIGHIAHGNLEYRHPYLEEREVKRVGYIVISTDRGLCGGLNTNEFKKVALEIKAWKEKGVDADFAVIGSKAANFFKRFGGKVLAQTSSLGDVPSVSDVIGPVRVMLDAFNEGKLDRLFVVYNKFVNTMKQEPTIDQLLPLPKAESQELSHRWDYIYEPDPKAILDTLMVRFVESQVYQGVVENAASEQAARMVAMKAATDNAGDLMDELQLIYNKARQAAITQEISEIVAGSAAV